Below is a genomic region from Sulfurovum riftiae.
CTGGGAAAACAACATTGCTAACGATATTAGGTGGATTGTTAAGTCAAACGAGTGGTACAGTGCTTTACAATGATGCGCCATTATTTGATAAACAGCATCGTCCTAGTGATTTACGATTGGAAGATATTGGGTTTATTTTTCAATCTTCACATTTAGTTCCTTATTTAAAAGTGATAGAGCAATT
It encodes:
- a CDS encoding ATP-binding cassette domain-containing protein — encoded protein: MALVVKDIVKNFGEGLSETKVLKGINFEVEQGEFVILNGASGSGKTTLLTILGGLLSQTSGTVLYNDAPLFDKQHRPSDLRLEDIGFIFQSSHLVPYLKVIEQ